The following proteins are encoded in a genomic region of Hymenobacter siberiensis:
- a CDS encoding TonB-dependent receptor: protein MSGLALAQPGTLAGKVTDKKTSEGVIGATVLVTGTTLAAPVNVDGTYTLPLDAGTYNITMTYVGYKPLTFPGIVIKSGQTTALNGLMEESATSLTEVTVTGVKQTGTEVALIQDLKKSEVVVSGMSNDQIVKTLDRDAAEVVKRIPGVTIQNNNFIVIRGLAERYNTVLLNDALTPSAEVDTRSFSFDILPSSVIDRILIFKSGAPELPGEFGGGVVKVYTKNSVLENTTNFSISGWGRSGTTFGSGYQQSSRSSTDWLGFDNGLRKVPAAIGDQPYNSKAELSRDQLQQAIGDLHNEWKPTLSTALPDLRASLGLTRKFEIGKVYLSNVTSASYSNTHEQYDVLRQRLETGSGSYSYNYNDLRSLTASRLGVIHNWQARLNDHSRIDFRNFLNQYGTDEVVRRTGLDYVQSGNGRERDNYALHYQSRTIYSGQLGGSHDVGAARNSTVTWATGYNYVFRDEPDYRRFRTGRDVPNPGEPQKPFRVEISQVGSQQDNSTYFSKLKENTYMASGQWEQRLTDRDSTRANQYKLRAGFYTEYKERNYASRFFSYVPGNEEFHNYDLDTLSIDKIFAPRNLDPKTGFVLKEGTTNFDSYRADNTLVAGYLSAVAPISDRFSISGGVRLEYNRKFLRTGDSATPAYEEKRYFFLPSLNATYNFNDRSLLRLAASQTVNRPEFREIANYSYYDFTNNANIKGNNKLRTAKIYNADLRYEFYPSKSELLSVGVFYKHFTDAIEQVTNSTNGSTLDLGFLNAASAYDVGVEVEARKGLVELTENPFLQHISFVLNASFIKSRVSLASGDDTSVDNNRPLQGQSPYVVNTGIFYQDDDRRWQVSAQYNVIGPRILFASSNKQNFSVFELPRHVIDLAVTKGFGPHLDVRVGIQDLLNQYTRQYYDSDRSGGISSADRGAFGRFRRGQYSTAGLTYKF from the coding sequence GTGAGTGGCTTAGCTCTGGCCCAGCCGGGTACACTGGCGGGTAAAGTGACCGATAAGAAGACCAGTGAGGGTGTAATCGGGGCCACGGTGCTGGTGACGGGCACCACGCTGGCCGCCCCCGTGAACGTGGACGGCACCTACACGCTGCCCCTCGACGCGGGCACCTATAACATTACGATGACTTACGTGGGCTACAAGCCGCTCACCTTTCCGGGCATCGTCATCAAAAGCGGCCAAACCACTGCCTTGAACGGCCTGATGGAGGAAAGTGCCACCAGCCTGACTGAGGTGACCGTGACCGGCGTGAAGCAGACCGGCACCGAAGTGGCCCTGATTCAGGACCTGAAAAAAAGCGAGGTGGTGGTGAGCGGCATGAGCAACGACCAGATTGTGAAGACCCTGGACCGCGACGCGGCCGAAGTGGTGAAGCGCATTCCGGGGGTGACCATTCAGAACAACAACTTCATCGTGATTCGCGGCCTGGCCGAGCGGTACAACACGGTACTGCTAAACGATGCCCTCACGCCGAGCGCCGAAGTGGATACCCGCTCGTTCTCGTTCGATATCCTGCCCTCATCAGTAATTGACCGGATTCTGATTTTCAAATCGGGTGCGCCGGAGCTGCCAGGCGAGTTTGGCGGCGGCGTGGTGAAGGTGTATACCAAGAACTCGGTGCTGGAGAACACGACCAACTTCAGCATTTCGGGCTGGGGCCGCTCGGGTACCACTTTCGGCAGCGGCTACCAGCAGAGCTCGCGCAGCAGCACCGACTGGCTGGGCTTCGATAACGGCCTGCGCAAGGTGCCAGCCGCCATTGGCGACCAGCCCTACAATAGCAAGGCCGAGCTGAGCCGCGACCAGCTGCAGCAGGCCATTGGCGACCTGCACAATGAGTGGAAACCCACGCTAAGCACGGCTCTGCCCGATTTGCGCGCCTCATTGGGCCTCACGCGCAAGTTTGAAATCGGGAAGGTATACCTGAGCAACGTGACTTCGGCATCTTATTCGAATACGCACGAGCAGTACGACGTGCTGCGCCAGCGGCTGGAAACCGGCAGCGGCTCCTACAGCTACAATTACAACGACTTGCGCTCCCTGACGGCCAGCCGCCTGGGCGTGATTCACAACTGGCAGGCCCGCCTGAACGACCATAGCCGCATCGACTTCCGCAACTTCCTGAACCAGTACGGCACCGACGAAGTGGTGCGCCGCACGGGCCTCGACTACGTGCAGAGCGGCAACGGCCGCGAGCGCGACAACTATGCCCTGCACTACCAAAGCCGCACCATTTACTCGGGGCAGCTGGGCGGCAGCCACGATGTGGGCGCCGCCCGCAACTCGACCGTAACCTGGGCCACGGGCTACAACTATGTGTTTCGCGATGAGCCCGACTACCGCCGCTTCCGCACCGGCCGCGATGTGCCGAATCCTGGCGAGCCTCAGAAGCCGTTTCGGGTGGAAATCAGCCAGGTGGGCTCGCAGCAGGACAACTCCACGTACTTTTCCAAGCTGAAGGAGAACACCTACATGGCCAGCGGGCAGTGGGAGCAGCGCCTCACGGACCGCGACTCGACCCGCGCTAACCAGTACAAGCTGCGGGCCGGCTTCTACACCGAATACAAGGAGCGCAACTACGCCAGCCGCTTCTTCTCCTACGTTCCCGGCAACGAGGAATTCCACAACTACGACCTGGATACGCTGTCCATTGACAAGATTTTCGCGCCCCGGAACCTCGACCCCAAAACCGGCTTCGTGCTGAAGGAAGGCACCACCAACTTCGACAGCTACCGCGCCGATAACACACTGGTGGCCGGCTACCTGAGCGCCGTGGCTCCAATTTCGGACCGGTTCAGCATTTCGGGCGGCGTGCGGCTGGAGTACAACCGTAAGTTTCTGCGCACGGGCGATTCCGCCACGCCGGCTTACGAGGAGAAGCGCTACTTCTTCCTGCCTTCGCTGAACGCCACCTACAACTTCAACGACCGCAGCCTGCTACGCCTGGCTGCCAGCCAAACGGTGAACCGCCCGGAGTTCCGCGAAATCGCCAACTACTCGTACTACGATTTTACTAACAACGCGAATATCAAGGGCAATAACAAGCTGCGCACGGCCAAAATCTACAACGCCGACCTGCGCTACGAGTTTTATCCGTCGAAGTCGGAGTTGCTGTCGGTGGGCGTGTTCTACAAGCATTTCACCGATGCCATCGAGCAGGTAACCAACAGCACCAACGGCTCGACCCTGGACCTGGGCTTCCTTAATGCCGCTAGCGCCTATGATGTAGGCGTGGAAGTAGAGGCCCGCAAAGGCCTGGTTGAGCTGACCGAAAACCCCTTTCTACAGCACATCTCCTTTGTGCTGAATGCCTCCTTCATCAAGAGCCGCGTGTCGCTGGCCAGCGGCGACGACACCTCCGTGGACAACAACCGCCCGCTGCAGGGCCAGTCGCCCTACGTGGTGAACACCGGCATTTTCTATCAGGATGATGACCGGCGCTGGCAGGTGTCGGCGCAGTACAACGTGATTGGGCCGCGCATCCTGTTTGCCAGCAGCAACAAGCAGAACTTTTCGGTTTTCGAGCTGCCGCGCCACGTCATCGACCTGGCCGTGACCAAGGGCTTCGGCCCCCACCTCGACGTGCGCGTGGGCATCCAGGATTTGCTCAACCAGTACACCCGCCAGTACTACGACTCGGACCGCAGCGGCGGCATCAGCAGTGCCGACCGGGGCGCGTTTGGGCGCTTCCGCCGGGGGCAGTATTCCACGGCCGGCCTCACATATAAGTTTTAA
- a CDS encoding TonB-dependent receptor, with protein sequence MLFLLIQHLASAQVTTSALSGKVTSDKGEDLIGVTVVATNLPTGTKRGTGTEPDGRFTIPNLAPGGPYEVTVTYVGYKEQKIDNVFLTLGNTTRLNFVLATESQALNEVVVVGNTQATKTGAGTTVGREALQQLPTISRSLSDFTRLDPRNANGSFAGSSFRYNNVTLDGAVNNDAIGFSPSLGGQSGTSGLPGGSARANPISLDAIQEIQASVAPYDVKLGNFTGGSVNAVTRSGTNEVTGSVYGYGRNQNVTGRSIDGEKARIGSDYHDYQTGFRIGGPIIKNKLFFFTNAEIARRQEPQFYAAGTPGSPVTTDLAQAITSKLNNYAVRNADGSLGTASYNVGEYGAYNIHANSNKIFGRIDFNLNDKTSIALRHNFITSEATNLERSGSLFKFGSQDFTQHNVQNSTVLEVKSNFSSKFANNLILGYTNIHDYRDLLGGQANLFPSVQINNVGTTPGTLGTSSYYSGSNQILLGSDREASIFNTRQKTFELTDNFTYYVGAHALTLGTHNEFYNIDYGFINSWNGRIEYNNVNDFLADKPSRIRGTYNNGTVGDNSYQYNYNNPSAAFNINFYSAYLQDEWNVTDKLKITPGIRFDIASLPTKPALNTALVNNPQNDVNTLNQTYSHTPWTQLNNNYLGQVQFSPRLGFNYDVKGDQSFVIRGGSGIFTGRVPFAWFGYAYYNNGVNFNSVDYNNIQSASNTGPKTIYLNTNPNNIYSQLPTANYNPNNLKGSPTEANLVDNNFKMPQVWRSSLAFDVKLKTGTRFSVEGLYTKTLQDVQFENINLNDKVTYLANGPTESPVYASGKVNSGFSNAFFLTNTQKGYRYQLTGSVGQTINNLVDASVAYTYGQSRDISNGIRNSPQSNWELNPALNVNNPALAYSNFDLRHRVVASINLHKTFAQRFTGYFTSVLTYASGSPYTWVYNNNFFGNGQQNVQLAYIPTSGSDIVFVNKGAGPVVPTTNPNGYGVDASGAQSAAFNSFVDNDSYLKTRRGQYTERNAGRTPWNNQADIRLMMDVKLGNLEANAAGITPKAHTIQVSLDIINFGNFLNSNWGRQYFVPNTFNSTLGTGLTQVGYADGAGAISTSYNANSFNRPAFTYGTPATYSIDQLASRWQGQLGLRYSF encoded by the coding sequence TTGCTTTTTCTGCTCATTCAACACTTGGCTTCGGCGCAGGTAACGACATCCGCACTGAGCGGAAAAGTGACTTCCGACAAAGGCGAAGACCTTATTGGGGTGACCGTGGTGGCCACTAACCTGCCCACTGGCACCAAGCGCGGCACCGGCACCGAGCCCGACGGCCGTTTCACGATTCCGAACCTGGCCCCCGGCGGGCCTTATGAAGTAACCGTAACCTACGTGGGTTACAAAGAGCAGAAGATTGACAACGTATTCCTGACCCTGGGTAATACCACCCGCCTCAACTTTGTGCTGGCCACCGAGAGCCAGGCCCTGAACGAAGTAGTGGTGGTGGGCAACACGCAGGCTACCAAAACCGGGGCCGGCACCACCGTGGGCCGCGAAGCGCTCCAGCAGCTGCCCACCATTTCGCGCAGCCTGTCGGACTTCACGCGCCTCGACCCGCGCAATGCCAACGGTTCGTTCGCGGGCAGCTCGTTCCGCTACAACAACGTGACCTTGGACGGGGCCGTGAATAACGACGCCATCGGCTTTTCGCCCTCGCTGGGCGGGCAGAGCGGCACCAGCGGCCTGCCCGGCGGCTCGGCCCGCGCCAACCCGATTTCGCTTGACGCCATTCAGGAAATTCAGGCCTCGGTGGCCCCTTATGATGTGAAGCTGGGCAACTTCACGGGCGGCTCAGTGAATGCCGTGACGCGCTCCGGTACCAACGAGGTTACGGGCTCGGTGTATGGCTACGGCCGCAACCAGAACGTGACCGGCCGTAGCATCGACGGCGAAAAGGCCCGCATCGGCTCGGATTACCACGACTACCAGACGGGTTTCCGCATCGGCGGCCCCATCATCAAGAACAAGCTGTTCTTCTTCACCAACGCCGAAATTGCCCGCCGCCAAGAGCCGCAGTTCTACGCCGCCGGCACGCCCGGCTCGCCGGTAACCACGGATTTGGCCCAGGCCATTACCAGTAAGCTGAATAACTACGCGGTACGCAACGCCGATGGCTCGTTGGGCACGGCCAGCTACAATGTGGGCGAGTACGGGGCCTACAACATCCACGCGAACAGCAACAAGATTTTCGGGCGTATCGACTTCAACCTGAACGATAAGACCAGCATTGCGCTGCGCCACAACTTCATCACCTCGGAAGCCACTAATCTGGAGCGGTCGGGCAGCCTGTTCAAGTTTGGCTCGCAGGACTTCACCCAGCACAACGTGCAAAACTCGACGGTGCTGGAGGTGAAGAGCAACTTCAGCAGCAAGTTTGCCAACAACCTGATTCTGGGCTACACCAATATCCACGACTACCGCGACCTGCTGGGCGGCCAGGCCAACCTGTTTCCGTCGGTGCAGATTAACAACGTGGGCACTACGCCGGGCACGCTCGGTACTTCAAGCTACTACTCGGGCTCGAACCAGATTCTGCTCGGCTCGGACCGCGAGGCCAGCATCTTCAACACCCGCCAGAAGACGTTTGAGCTCACCGACAACTTCACGTACTACGTGGGGGCGCACGCCCTCACGCTGGGCACGCACAACGAGTTCTACAACATCGACTACGGCTTCATCAACTCCTGGAACGGCCGCATCGAGTACAACAACGTGAACGACTTTCTGGCCGACAAGCCCAGCCGCATCCGCGGTACTTACAACAACGGCACGGTGGGCGACAACTCCTACCAGTACAACTACAACAACCCGTCGGCGGCCTTCAACATCAATTTTTACAGCGCCTACCTGCAGGACGAGTGGAACGTGACCGATAAGCTGAAAATTACGCCCGGTATTCGTTTCGATATTGCCTCGCTGCCCACCAAGCCGGCCCTGAATACGGCCCTGGTGAACAACCCGCAGAACGACGTGAACACGCTGAACCAGACGTACTCGCATACGCCCTGGACGCAGCTGAATAATAATTACCTGGGCCAGGTGCAGTTCTCGCCCCGCCTGGGCTTCAACTACGATGTGAAGGGCGACCAGTCGTTCGTGATTCGCGGCGGCTCGGGCATCTTCACCGGCCGCGTGCCGTTTGCCTGGTTTGGCTATGCCTACTATAACAACGGCGTGAATTTCAACTCGGTAGACTACAATAACATTCAGTCGGCCAGCAACACGGGTCCTAAAACCATTTACCTTAACACCAACCCGAACAACATTTACAGCCAGCTACCCACGGCCAACTATAACCCTAACAACCTGAAGGGCAGCCCTACCGAGGCAAACCTGGTGGACAACAACTTCAAGATGCCGCAGGTGTGGCGCTCGTCGCTGGCCTTCGATGTCAAGCTGAAAACCGGCACCCGCTTCTCGGTGGAAGGCCTCTATACCAAGACCTTGCAGGACGTGCAGTTTGAGAACATCAACCTGAACGACAAGGTGACCTACCTGGCCAACGGCCCCACCGAGAGCCCCGTGTACGCCAGCGGCAAGGTGAATTCGGGTTTCTCGAACGCCTTCTTTCTGACCAACACCCAGAAGGGCTACCGCTACCAGCTCACCGGCTCGGTGGGCCAGACCATTAACAATCTGGTGGATGCCTCGGTGGCCTACACCTACGGCCAGAGCCGGGACATCAGCAACGGCATCCGCAACTCGCCCCAGAGCAACTGGGAGCTGAACCCGGCCCTGAACGTGAACAATCCCGCCCTGGCCTACTCCAACTTCGACCTGCGCCACCGCGTGGTGGCTTCCATCAACCTGCACAAAACCTTCGCCCAGCGCTTCACCGGCTACTTCACCTCGGTGCTGACCTATGCCAGCGGCTCGCCCTACACTTGGGTGTACAACAACAACTTCTTCGGCAACGGCCAGCAGAACGTGCAGTTGGCTTACATCCCGACTTCGGGCTCCGACATCGTGTTTGTGAATAAAGGGGCCGGCCCCGTGGTGCCCACCACCAACCCCAACGGCTACGGTGTGGATGCCTCCGGTGCCCAAAGCGCCGCCTTCAACAGCTTCGTGGACAACGACAGCTACCTGAAAACCCGCCGGGGTCAGTACACCGAGCGCAACGCCGGCCGCACCCCCTGGAACAACCAGGCTGACATCCGCCTGATGATGGACGTGAAACTCGGCAACCTGGAGGCCAACGCCGCCGGCATCACGCCCAAGGCCCACACCATCCAGGTGTCGCTGGACATCATCAACTTCGGCAACTTCCTGAACAGCAACTGGGGCCGTCAGTACTTCGTGCCCAACACCTTCAACTCGACGCTGGGCACCGGCCTCACGCAGGTGGGCTACGCCGATGGCGCCGGCGCCATCTCGACCAGCTACAACGCCAACTCGTTCAACCGCCCGGCCTTCACCTACGGCACGCCGGCCACCTACTCCATCGACCAGCTGGCCTCGCGCTGGCAGGGGCAGCTGGGCCTGCGCTACTCGTTCTAA
- a CDS encoding YicC/YloC family endoribonuclease, with translation MLLSMTGYGQAHHETDAYTATLEVKSLNSKTLDLTLRLPRFLLPHELEIRNTVAKAVLRGKVNLTLDFVRPAATRAAATLNREALLAAYHELQAVAQSLGLPTGEATLLAALRLPGVIPTANEARDAEPAAEDVTWAELQPLLMQALAAMQQFRQDEGHTLTTEIMGYIATIRQQLAAVEQHDPARIEHVRQRLAGHLAELTSHEQFNATRFEQEVLYYIEKLDIAEEKVRLAAHLAYFEQAVLQPDEAVGKKLGFLAQEIGREINTIGSKANDATVQHLVVGMKEELEKIKEQLNNIL, from the coding sequence ATGCTCCTCTCCATGACCGGCTACGGCCAGGCCCACCACGAAACCGACGCCTACACCGCCACCCTCGAAGTCAAGTCGCTCAACTCCAAAACCCTCGACCTGACCCTACGCCTACCCCGCTTCCTGCTCCCGCACGAGCTCGAAATCCGCAACACCGTGGCCAAAGCGGTACTACGCGGCAAAGTCAACCTCACCCTCGATTTTGTGCGGCCCGCCGCCACCCGCGCCGCCGCCACCCTCAACCGCGAAGCCCTGCTCGCCGCCTACCACGAGCTGCAGGCCGTGGCCCAAAGCCTGGGCCTGCCCACCGGCGAAGCCACCCTGCTGGCCGCCCTGCGCCTGCCGGGCGTCATCCCCACCGCCAACGAGGCGCGCGATGCCGAGCCAGCCGCCGAAGACGTGACCTGGGCCGAGCTCCAGCCGCTGCTCATGCAGGCGCTGGCCGCCATGCAGCAGTTCCGGCAGGACGAGGGCCACACCCTCACCACCGAGATAATGGGCTACATTGCCACCATCCGGCAGCAGCTGGCCGCCGTGGAGCAGCACGACCCCGCCCGCATCGAGCATGTGCGCCAGCGCCTGGCCGGCCACCTCGCCGAACTCACCAGCCACGAGCAGTTCAACGCCACCCGCTTCGAGCAGGAGGTGCTGTACTACATTGAGAAGCTGGACATTGCCGAAGAGAAAGTGCGCCTCGCCGCCCACCTCGCCTACTTCGAGCAGGCCGTGCTGCAGCCCGACGAGGCCGTGGGCAAAAAGCTCGGTTTCCTGGCCCAGGAGATTGGCCGCGAAATCAATACCATCGGCTCCAAGGCCAACGATGCCACCGTGCAGCACCTGGTGGTGGGCATGAAGGAGGAGCTGGAAAAAATCAAAGAGCAGCTGAATAATATTCTCTAG
- a CDS encoding VanZ family protein: MAWATVVLVLTLTPSAEMPRTPVWELLSFDTAAHAGVFAVLAGLSWFSLHRQRRWPRLARHAGGVVLVGSILFGALIEVLQMTMRLGRHGEWSDLLSDGIGAALAVGMAAVWSARQDGGRARPLASGLWLVLAAAATLSAVPMPARAQNAYLLRARARRTIKALAAPNLYGRGYVKQGEHLAAAYLRGQLAQLKLTPLAPNYTQPFILDVNTFPGVVSASIKADGPTGKLTNWQAGTACIAAPNSGTGTAKGRLVLLDTLVFTRPTVQARYLRTEWRSRILLMRAADASQLATLPAALRQRLNAAAAWITVVPKLTASLAAEQAAQPRVEVLAEKMPLWLDKAIFGDTATGAPQGRTVWSTVRVDAQLQRNYQTQNLAAVVRGSIRPDSFLVVSAHYDHLGMMGKDVYFPGANDNASGVALLLELAAHYARPENRPAYSVVFLLFGGEEAGLVGSSYFVTHPLVPLKSIKFLFNLDLLGTGEQGATVVNGKLFEAPYHRLLALNNAHHYLPALGARGRAANSDHFPFSEAGVPAFFMYTRGGSAAYHDVNDRPEALSLAGFAGAFGLVRDFLNEAGAAPAAKK; encoded by the coding sequence CCCGTGTGGGAGCTGCTGTCGTTCGACACAGCCGCCCATGCGGGCGTGTTCGCCGTTTTGGCAGGTCTGAGCTGGTTTTCGCTGCACCGGCAGCGCCGCTGGCCCCGGCTGGCCCGCCACGCCGGCGGGGTAGTGCTGGTCGGCAGCATCCTGTTCGGAGCCCTCATCGAAGTGCTGCAAATGACCATGCGCCTGGGCCGCCACGGCGAATGGTCGGACCTACTGAGCGACGGTATTGGCGCGGCCCTGGCCGTGGGCATGGCCGCCGTCTGGTCGGCCCGGCAGGATGGCGGCCGCGCCCGGCCCCTGGCCAGCGGGCTGTGGCTGGTGCTGGCCGCCGCTGCCACGCTTAGCGCCGTGCCAATGCCAGCGCGGGCGCAGAATGCCTACCTGCTGCGCGCCCGGGCCCGCCGCACCATCAAGGCGCTGGCCGCGCCTAACCTTTACGGCCGGGGCTATGTGAAGCAGGGCGAGCATCTGGCCGCCGCCTACCTGCGCGGGCAGCTGGCTCAGTTGAAGTTAACGCCGTTGGCCCCCAACTACACGCAGCCTTTTATCCTGGACGTAAACACGTTTCCCGGCGTAGTCAGCGCTTCCATCAAAGCCGATGGCCCCACCGGCAAGCTGACGAATTGGCAAGCTGGCACGGCCTGCATTGCCGCGCCCAATTCGGGCACCGGCACCGCCAAGGGCCGCCTCGTGCTTCTCGATACCCTCGTCTTCACCAGGCCCACGGTGCAGGCCCGCTACCTGCGCACGGAGTGGCGCAGCCGCATCCTGCTGATGCGCGCCGCCGATGCCAGCCAGTTGGCCACGCTGCCCGCTGCGCTGCGCCAGCGCCTGAACGCCGCCGCCGCCTGGATTACGGTGGTGCCCAAGCTCACCGCCTCGCTGGCCGCTGAGCAAGCTGCCCAGCCCCGGGTAGAAGTGCTGGCCGAAAAGATGCCGCTGTGGCTCGATAAGGCTATTTTTGGCGATACTGCCACCGGCGCGCCCCAGGGCCGTACCGTGTGGAGTACCGTGCGCGTCGACGCCCAGCTCCAGCGCAATTACCAGACCCAGAACCTGGCCGCCGTGGTGCGCGGCTCCATTCGGCCCGATTCCTTCCTCGTCGTTTCGGCCCACTACGACCACCTCGGCATGATGGGCAAGGACGTGTACTTCCCGGGGGCCAACGATAACGCCAGCGGCGTGGCCCTGCTCCTGGAGCTGGCCGCCCACTACGCCCGCCCCGAAAACCGCCCGGCTTATTCCGTCGTGTTCCTGCTGTTTGGGGGCGAGGAAGCCGGGCTGGTGGGCTCCAGCTACTTCGTGACGCACCCGCTGGTGCCGCTCAAAAGCATCAAGTTTCTGTTCAACCTCGACCTGCTGGGCACCGGCGAGCAGGGCGCTACCGTCGTGAATGGGAAACTGTTTGAGGCCCCATACCACCGCCTTCTGGCCCTTAATAATGCCCATCACTACCTGCCCGCCCTGGGGGCCCGCGGCCGCGCCGCCAACTCCGACCACTTCCCGTTTTCCGAAGCCGGCGTGCCAGCCTTTTTCATGTACACGCGCGGCGGCAGCGCCGCCTACCACGACGTAAATGACCGGCCCGAAGCCCTGTCGCTGGCCGGATTTGCCGGGGCCTTCGGGCTGGTGCGCGACTTTTTGAACGAAGCAGGCGCGGCCCCAGCGGCAAAAAAATAG
- a CDS encoding T9SS type A sorting domain-containing protein, which translates to MKKLVLSALVALAAIAAATPQAQAQTTCPVAPTPIVVSGSITANTTWTNNNIYLLQGFVFVESGATLTIQSGTIIKGDQASKGTLTIKQGARIDARGTAAQPIVFTSNQPAGSRARGDWGGLILLGRATQNIPATAAQPLSKIEGGLTPDTFFGGTDDNDNSGTLQYVRIEFPGVAFTTDNEINGLTLGGVGAGTTIDHIQVSYSGDDSFEWFGGSVNAKYLIAFRGIDDEWDTDNGFHGKVQFGVALRDPNVADASGSNGFESDNDAQGSNNLPQTSAIFSNMSNFIVPTSGTLNTNYKRGMHLRRNSALSVFNSVVAGYPVGLLLDEGTAPFSATNSVVNATNGTLVLKNNVFAGFARGAVATRVNGSTYNVKQFLGATNDTTSTVASLNLNASNFALTTPGFVPLATTPLATGASFTDAKLAGSFFTPVTYRGALAPAGTPNADWTAGWTNFNPQITCYNLAGQTLAAKAAADKSLELGVYPNPVAGAAKLSFTVATATTATVRVLDATGRLVATVATGRKLAVGPQIIALPAGLKPGLYMATVATAETTQSVRFVVSQ; encoded by the coding sequence ATGAAAAAGCTTGTACTCTCGGCCCTCGTGGCCCTTGCCGCGATAGCCGCCGCCACCCCGCAGGCCCAGGCCCAAACCACCTGCCCCGTCGCTCCTACGCCCATCGTGGTATCGGGCAGCATCACGGCCAACACCACCTGGACCAACAACAATATTTACCTGCTGCAAGGCTTTGTGTTTGTGGAAAGCGGCGCTACGCTCACCATTCAGTCGGGCACCATCATCAAGGGCGACCAGGCTTCGAAGGGCACGCTCACCATCAAACAGGGCGCCCGCATTGATGCCCGGGGCACGGCCGCGCAGCCCATCGTGTTCACCTCGAACCAGCCGGCCGGCTCGCGGGCCCGGGGCGACTGGGGCGGACTGATTCTGCTGGGCCGCGCCACCCAGAACATTCCCGCCACGGCCGCCCAGCCGCTGTCCAAAATTGAGGGTGGCCTCACGCCCGATACCTTCTTCGGGGGCACCGACGACAACGACAACTCCGGTACGCTGCAGTACGTCCGCATCGAATTTCCCGGTGTGGCCTTCACCACCGATAACGAAATCAACGGCCTGACCCTGGGTGGGGTAGGGGCGGGCACCACCATCGACCACATCCAGGTTTCGTACTCCGGCGATGACTCTTTTGAGTGGTTTGGCGGCTCGGTGAATGCCAAGTACCTCATCGCCTTCCGGGGCATTGATGACGAGTGGGATACCGACAACGGCTTCCACGGCAAGGTGCAGTTTGGCGTAGCCCTGCGCGACCCCAACGTGGCCGATGCCTCCGGCTCGAACGGCTTCGAGAGCGACAACGACGCCCAGGGCTCGAACAACCTGCCCCAGACCTCGGCCATCTTCTCCAACATGAGCAACTTTATTGTGCCCACCAGCGGCACGCTCAATACCAACTACAAGCGCGGCATGCACCTGCGCCGCAACTCGGCCCTGAGCGTGTTCAACTCGGTGGTGGCCGGCTACCCCGTGGGCCTGCTGCTGGACGAGGGCACCGCGCCGTTCTCGGCCACCAACTCGGTGGTGAACGCCACCAACGGCACGCTAGTGCTGAAAAATAACGTGTTTGCCGGCTTTGCCCGGGGGGCGGTAGCCACCCGCGTAAACGGCAGCACCTACAACGTGAAGCAGTTTCTGGGCGCCACCAACGACACCACCTCCACGGTGGCTTCGCTGAACCTGAATGCCAGCAACTTCGCCCTCACGACTCCCGGCTTCGTGCCCCTGGCTACCACGCCCCTGGCCACCGGCGCTTCCTTCACCGATGCCAAGCTGGCGGGCAGCTTCTTCACGCCCGTGACCTACCGTGGGGCCTTGGCCCCGGCCGGCACCCCCAACGCCGACTGGACCGCCGGTTGGACCAACTTCAACCCCCAGATTACCTGCTACAACCTGGCCGGCCAGACCCTGGCCGCCAAAGCCGCCGCCGATAAGTCGCTGGAGCTGGGCGTGTACCCCAACCCCGTGGCCGGGGCCGCCAAGCTGTCCTTCACGGTAGCCACGGCCACCACCGCCACGGTGCGCGTGCTGGATGCCACCGGCCGCCTCGTGGCCACGGTAGCCACGGGCCGGAAGCTGGCCGTCGGCCCGCAAATCATCGCCCTGCCCGCCGGCCTGAAGCCCGGCCTGTACATGGCCACGGTAGCCACCGCCGAAACTACGCAGTCGGTCCGCTTCGTGGTATCGCAGTAA